The following coding sequences lie in one Phragmites australis chromosome 8, lpPhrAust1.1, whole genome shotgun sequence genomic window:
- the LOC133927453 gene encoding uncharacterized protein At2g02148 isoform X1 yields MRGRVASPYVAGAGAFLGDDVDPEAITDDDDGDGDGCQEGSLVAGDHGDSSSVDCMHGSYGSSLSLHGVRVDDEQSALDNSSRPSSPFEILTAQDVLPIEMTRSRFLNIVVDYFIGEHVIETVDCSGSDCSLADDKSNKRKQQEVRYGGDPRFALPLMYIANLYETLVSDVNARLASLIGFREKTIGLALEASGGLYRKLTQKFPKKGTCSFKRRELATSHATRTMFPELVVHEEKRVRFVVINGLEIIERPNNMGMEDADWFKRLTGRNEVAVSSRDYKFYSPRHKFRRSVQPGFDIPETSALPEDENSPLVCSSGFRPPNEIQNQHQSTSKRHIEHLENQPYLHLFHQAEDDTIQQVQHSTQFPPIHQCTSAPHLSDNPQHQQQSYLSPHISCLQVGQGHLGGRMNILPTSPAKFCDECGSPYLRATSKFCSECGTKRLGI; encoded by the exons ATGCGGGGCCGCGTCGCTTCGCCGTAcgtggccggcgccggcgccttcCTCGGCGACGACGTCGACCCTGAGGCCAtcaccgacgacgacgacggcgacggcgacggctgcCAGGAGGGCAGCCTCGTCGCCGGCGACCACGGCGACTCCAGCTCCGTG GATTGCATGCATGGATCATATGGTAGCTCTTTAAGCCTCCATGGTGTCAGAGTTGATGATGAACAATCAGCTCTTGATAACAGCAGCAGACCCTCTAGTCCTTTTGAGATCCTAACAGCTCAAG ATGTTCTGCCTATTGAAATGACAAGGTCTAGGTTCTTGAACATCGTTGTTGACTATTTTATTGGTGAGCATGTTATTGAAACGGTGGATTGCTCTGGCTCGGACTGCAGCCTGGCCGATGATAAATCAAACAAAAGAAAGCAACAGGAGGTTCGATATGGAGGTGACCCAAGGTTTGCTTTGCCATTGATGTATATAGCAAACTTGTATGAAACTTTGGTGAGTGATGTCAATGCGCGTCTTGCTTCATTGATTGGGTTCCGTGAGAAAACTATAGGGCTAGCTCTTGAAGCTTCCGGTGGCTTGTACAGGAAACTGACTCAGAAGTTCCCCAAAAAAG GCACTTGTAGCTTCAAGAGGAGGGAGTTAGCAACTTCTCACGCAACACGGACAATGTTTCCTGAACTTGTGGTACATGAAGAAAAACGAGTTCGTTTTGTAGTAATTAATGGATTGGAGATCATAGAGAGGCCAAACAATATGGGAATGGAGGATGCAGATTG GTTCAAAAGGTTGACTGGTCGAAATGAAGTCGCGGTTTCTTCAAGAGATTACAAATTCTATTCACCCCGGCACAAGTTCAGACGCTCTGTGCAGCCAGGATTTGACATTCCTGAGACAAGT GCTTTGCCAGAGGATGAGAACTCTCCATTGGTTTGTTCCTCAGGATTCCGTCCACCAAACGAG ATACAAAATCAGCATCAGTCAACATCAAAGAGACATATTGAACATCTAGAAAATCAACCTTATTTACACCTTTTCCATCAAGCAGAGGATGATACCATTCAGCAAGTTCAACATAGTACCCAGTTTCCTCCTATTCATCAATGTACAAGCGCTCCACATCTATCAGATAATCCCCAACACCAGCAGCAGTCTTATTTATCTCCTCACATATCTTGCCTGCAAGTTGGACAAGGTCATCTTGGAGGACGCATGAATATTCTT CCAACTAGCCCTGCGAAGTTCTGTGATGAATGTGGTTCACCATATTTAAGGGCAACATCGAAATTCTGCTCAGAGTGTGGCACCAAGAGGCTAGGGATTTGA
- the LOC133927449 gene encoding putative disease resistance RPP13-like protein 1 codes for MAMVLDSFVKRCTASLEDFTGQEACAALGIGDDVRGLLATLSRIEAIVSHEERRRLLSAKVDVWVAQLKDAMYEVDDVLDVCMIEGGKILTDDHPPTPKVRCAFMFSCYKHKGPRKFHHEIGFKIRDIDLRLREVEEEMPRLPAGSVHSNAKRDWFCNNICKHCYGVIKSHAVGAQVQKAVGGLVPRMLREGKKKVDVFVIVGAVGIGKTTLAREIYNDDRMTEIFPICMWVKMSKDLSEVAFLKKIIRGAGANDGDTENKEELLGLLSSALSKRFLIVLDDLDNTGIWNNLLKDLLGDGVARGRILITTRNEEVGTSMKATVHRVDKMDAESGWALLCKDVLPECNPEELATLKDVGIKIAEKCEGHPLAIKVIAGVLRSRGKSKAEWEMVLESDSWSMQTVLSELPRALYVSYVDLPSELKECFLHCSLYPEECPIQRFDLVRHWIAEGVVNARDNKLLEDLAEEYYVELIRRNLLQPDPDNTDQCWITHDLLRSLAHFFIAEESILIDGQQRLSTSLSKPRHLTLCNMDNSLEDPISLKQQMSIRSLMLFKSSNVRTIDLLLESASCLRVLDLRKTAIEALPKSIGNLVHLRYLNLDGTQVRDIPSSIGFLINLQTLSLQGCQRLQRLPWSIRALLDLRCLCLEGTSLTYVPKGVGELKHLNYLSGLIIGNDNNEPEGCDLDDLKALSELRHLHIESLDRATSGAAALANKPFLKDLYLSERAPVIEEQQHEEEQENQENKKETGKEEKEEQEVSNGQCSREESAKASEKIWNELIPSQSIEKLIIKNYKGGKFPNWMKGPKLGTSFPSLVFLDLDNCMSCTRLPSVGVLNQLQSLQISNADSVVTIGSEFLGTTVLSPATSFPKLELLKLRNMKKLVEWSLDVKESQVLLPCLKSLHIQSCPKLKALPEGLKHVALCDLRVEGAYSLTEIKDLPKLSDELHLKDNKALLRISNLLMLRSLIIDDCSKLKHVSDLDTLHHLRLVFPPSTETFYFEELIIFWSIAFPRWLELLIQKCKGLRRFELQCSLPLLRSCLDGGKNWHIVQQIPEVRIISCDGKRYIRYNKSCRIYETNAQSEE; via the coding sequence ATGGCGATGGTACTCGACTCCTTCGTGAAGCGATGCACGGCGTCACTGGAGGACTTCACCGGCCAGGAAGCCTGCGCCGCCCTCGGCATCGGGGACGACGTCAGGGGCCTCCTGGCCACGCTCTCGCGCATCGAGGCCATCGTCTCCcacgaggagaggaggaggctcCTGAGCGCCAAAGTTGACGTGTGGGTGGCGCAGCTGAAGGATGCCATGTACGAGGTTGACGACGTCCTCGACGTCTGCATGATTGAGGGCGGAAAGATCCTCACCGACGACCATCCGCCCACGCCCAAGGTGCGGTGCGCGTTCATGTTCTCCTGCTACAAGCATAAAGGACCCCGGAAGTTCCACCATGAAATCGGGTTCAAGATTAGGGACATTGATCTGAGGCTGAGGGAAGTTGAGGAGGAAATGCCCAGGCTTCCTGCTGGATCAGTGCATTCCAATGCAAAAAGGGATTGGTTCTGTAATAACATCTGTAAGCACTGTTATGGTGTGATTAAGTCTCATGCAGTAGGGGCACAGGTCCAGAAGGCTGTGGGTGGCCTTGTGCCAAGGATGCTTAGAGAGGGCAAGAAGAAGGTGGATGTCTTCGTCATTGTTGGTGCGGTGGGGATCGGCAAGACAACACTTGCTAGGGAGATATACAATGATGACAGGATGACCGAAATTTTCCCTATTTGTATGTGGGTGAAGATGTCGAAGGATTTGTCAGAGGTAGCTTTCTTGAAGAAGATCATCAGGGGTGCCGGTGCTAATGATGGGGATACAGAGAACAAGGAGGAGCTCCTCGGCCTCCTCAGTTCTGCTCTTTCAAAGAGATTTCTGATTGTCTTGGATGACTTGGACAACACAGGCATATGGAACAATCTCCTCAAAGATCTGTTGGGAGATGGTGTGGCGAGAGGCAGAATATTGATCACAACACGGAATGAGGAAGTGGGCACAAGCATGAAGGCAACTGTACACCGTGTCGACAAAATGGACGCAGAAAGTGGCTGGGCATTACTGTGCAAAGATGTTCTCCCAGAATGCAATCCAGAAGAGCTTGCAACATTGAAGGATGTCGGGATTAAGATAGCAGAGAAATGTGAGGGTCATCCTCTAGCAATTAAGGTCATTGCAGGTGTCTTACGGTCGAGAGGCAAGAGCAAGGCTGAGTGGGAGATGGTCCTGGAAAGTGATTCTTGGTCCATGCAAACGGTTCTTTCAGAATTACCGCGAGCTCTATACGTGAGTTATGTTGATCTGCCTTCTGAACTAAAGGAGTGTTTCCTCCATTGCTCTCTGTATCCAGAAGAATGCCCCATTCAACGCTTTGATCTTGTGCGGCATTGGATTGCTGAAGGTGTTGTAAATGCCAGAGACAATAAGTTACTGGAAGATTTAGCTGAAGAGTACTATGTAGAATTGATAAGAAGAAACTTGTTACAGCCGGATCCTGACAATACTGACCAGTGCTGGATAACACATGATCTTCTTCGCTCACTAGCTCACTTTTTTATAGCAGAGGAGAGTATCTTAATTGATGGTCAACAGAGACTGAGCACCTCATTGTCAAAGCCCCGGCATCTCACATTGTGTAACATGGATAACAGCTTGGAGGATCCAATCTCACTGAAGCAGCAGATGAGCATAAGGTCACTGATGCTCTTCAAAAGCTCAAATGTCAGAACGATAGATCTTCTCCTCGAGTCAGCTTCATGCTTGCGTGTATTGGATTTGAGAAAGACAGCAATAGAGGCCCTCCCAAAATCCATTGGCAACTTGGTACATCTGAGGTACCTCAATCTTGATGGAACGCAGGTCAGAGACATACCTTCTTCCATTGGCTTTCTCATAAACTTGCAGACCTTGAGCCTTCAAGGTTGCCAAAGATTACAGAGACTTCCTTGGTCCATCAGGGCATTGCTAGATCTTAGATGCCTTTGTCTGGAGGGAACTTCCTTAACCTATGTACCAAAGGGTGTTGGTGAATTGAAGCATCTTAATTATCTATCTGGTCTAATCATTGGTAATGACAACAATGAACCTGAGGGTTGTGACTTAGATGACCTTAAAGCTTTGTCAGAATTAAGGCACCTTCACATAGAGAGTTTGGATAGGGCTACTTCAGGCGCTGCTGCGCTTGCAAACAAGCCATTCCTGAAGGATCTATACCTCTCTGAGCGTGCACCAGTCATAGAAGAACAGCAACATGAAGAAGAACAGGAGAATCAGGAGAACAAAAAGGAAACagggaaagaagagaaggaagaacaGGAAGTAAGCAATGGCCAATGCAGTAGAGAGGAATCAGCCAAAGCAAGTGAAAAGATATGGAATGAGCTCATCCCATCCCAAAGCATTGAAAAGCTAATAATCAAGAACTACAAAGGTGGAAAGTTCCCAAATTGGATGAAAGGTCCCAAGCTGGGCACCTCCTTCCCCAGCCTTGTGTTTTTGGATCTTGACAACTGCATGTCATGCACTAGACTGCCTTCAGTTGGTGTCCTGAACCAGCTCCAGTCCCTGCAAATCTCGAATGCAGACTCAGTTGTCACCATCGGCTCGGAATTCCTTGGCACCACTGTACTTTCACCAGCCACTTCATTCCCCAAGCTTGAGCTTTTAAAGCTCAGAAACATGAAGAAACTGGTAGAGTGGTCTTTAGATGTGAAAGAGAGCCAGGTACTGTTACCTTGTCTTAAGTCACTGCATATACAGTCCTGCCCTAAACTGAAAGCTCTACCAGAGGGCCTAAAACATGTGGCTCTGTGCGACCTTCGTGTGGAGGGTGCATATAGCCTAACAGAAATCAAGGACTTGCCAAAACTATCTGATGAACTCCATCTCAAAGATAACAAGGCACTTCTGAGGATCTCCAACCTGCTCATGCTTCGTTCCCTCATTATTGATGACTGCTCAAAGCTGAAGCATGTGTCGGACCTAGATACGCTCCATCACCTCAGACTTGTGTTTCCCCCATCCACCGAAACATTTTATTTTGAAGAGCTGATCATCTTCTGGAGTATCGCGTTCCCACGGTGGCTGGAGCTGCTGATTCAGAAGTGCAAAGGCCTGCGTCGGTTTGAGTTGCAGTGCAGCCTGCCATTACTCAGGAGTTGCCTGGACGGTGGCAAGAACTGGCACATCGTGCAGCAGATCCCTGAGGTGCGCATCATAAGCTGTGATGGCAAGAGGTACATCCGGTACAACAAGAGCTGTCGCATCTATGAGACCAATGCTCagtctgaagaatga
- the LOC133927453 gene encoding uncharacterized protein At2g02148 isoform X3, which translates to MRGRVASPYVAGAGAFLGDDVDPEAITDDDDGDGDGCQEGSLVAGDHGDSSSVDCMHGSYGSSLSLHGVRVDDEQSALDNSSRPSSPFEILTAQDVLPIEMTRSRFLNIVVDYFIGEHVIETVDCSGSDCSLADDKSNKRKQQEVRYGGDPRFALPLMYIANLYETLVSDVNARLASLIGFREKTIGLALEASGGLYRKLTQKFPKKGTCSFKRRELATSHATRTMFPELVVHEEKRVRFVVINGLEIIERPNNMGMEDADWFKRLTGRNEVAVSSRDYKFYSPRHKFRRSVQPGFDIPETSALPEDENSPLVCSSGFRPPNEIQNQHQSTSKRHIEHLENQPYLHLFHQAEDDTIQQVQHSTQFPPIHQCTSAPHLSDNPQHQQQSYLSPHISCLQVGQGHLGGRMNILALIFDKLHN; encoded by the exons ATGCGGGGCCGCGTCGCTTCGCCGTAcgtggccggcgccggcgccttcCTCGGCGACGACGTCGACCCTGAGGCCAtcaccgacgacgacgacggcgacggcgacggctgcCAGGAGGGCAGCCTCGTCGCCGGCGACCACGGCGACTCCAGCTCCGTG GATTGCATGCATGGATCATATGGTAGCTCTTTAAGCCTCCATGGTGTCAGAGTTGATGATGAACAATCAGCTCTTGATAACAGCAGCAGACCCTCTAGTCCTTTTGAGATCCTAACAGCTCAAG ATGTTCTGCCTATTGAAATGACAAGGTCTAGGTTCTTGAACATCGTTGTTGACTATTTTATTGGTGAGCATGTTATTGAAACGGTGGATTGCTCTGGCTCGGACTGCAGCCTGGCCGATGATAAATCAAACAAAAGAAAGCAACAGGAGGTTCGATATGGAGGTGACCCAAGGTTTGCTTTGCCATTGATGTATATAGCAAACTTGTATGAAACTTTGGTGAGTGATGTCAATGCGCGTCTTGCTTCATTGATTGGGTTCCGTGAGAAAACTATAGGGCTAGCTCTTGAAGCTTCCGGTGGCTTGTACAGGAAACTGACTCAGAAGTTCCCCAAAAAAG GCACTTGTAGCTTCAAGAGGAGGGAGTTAGCAACTTCTCACGCAACACGGACAATGTTTCCTGAACTTGTGGTACATGAAGAAAAACGAGTTCGTTTTGTAGTAATTAATGGATTGGAGATCATAGAGAGGCCAAACAATATGGGAATGGAGGATGCAGATTG GTTCAAAAGGTTGACTGGTCGAAATGAAGTCGCGGTTTCTTCAAGAGATTACAAATTCTATTCACCCCGGCACAAGTTCAGACGCTCTGTGCAGCCAGGATTTGACATTCCTGAGACAAGT GCTTTGCCAGAGGATGAGAACTCTCCATTGGTTTGTTCCTCAGGATTCCGTCCACCAAACGAG ATACAAAATCAGCATCAGTCAACATCAAAGAGACATATTGAACATCTAGAAAATCAACCTTATTTACACCTTTTCCATCAAGCAGAGGATGATACCATTCAGCAAGTTCAACATAGTACCCAGTTTCCTCCTATTCATCAATGTACAAGCGCTCCACATCTATCAGATAATCCCCAACACCAGCAGCAGTCTTATTTATCTCCTCACATATCTTGCCTGCAAGTTGGACAAGGTCATCTTGGAGGACGCATGAATATTCTT GCGTTGATATTTGACAAGTTACACAACTGA
- the LOC133927451 gene encoding sucrose synthase 7, translated as MASKLSFKRMDSIAESMPDALRQSRYQMKRCFQRYVSKGRRLLKNQQLIEELEKSLDDKVEKEKLVEGFLGYIICSTQEAVVLPPYVAFAVRMNPGIWEYVKVHSDDLSVEGITPSEYLKFKETLYDEKWAKDDNSLEVDFGALDLSTPHLTLPSSIGNGLQYASKFLSSKLSGKPESMKPLLDYLLTLNYSGEKLMINDSIDTVNKLQTALLLAEVFVSGLPKYTQFLKFEQRFQEWGLEKGWGDTAERCKETLNCLSEVLQAPDPINMEKFFSRVPSIFNIVVFSIHGYFGQEKVLGLPDTGGQVVYILDQVRALEEELLQRIKQQGLHVTPKILVLTRLIPDAKGTKCNVELEPVENTKHCNILRVPFKTEDGKDLRQWVSRFDIYPYLERYAQDASAKVLDILEGKPDLIIGNYTDGNLVASLMSSKLGVTQGTIAHALEKTKYEDSDVKWRELDQKYHFSCQFTADMIAMNTTDFIITSTYQEIAGSKEKPGQYEHHYAFTMPGLCRYATGINVFDPKFNIAAPGADQSIYFPFTQKQKRLTGLQPQIEELLYSKQDTDEHIGYLADRNKPIIFSMARLDKVKNITGLVEWYGQNKKLRDLVNLVVVAGLLNASQSKDREEIEEINKMHNLIDKYQLKGQIRWIKAQTDRVRNGELYRCIADTKGAFVQPALYEAFGLTVIEAMNCGLPTFATNKGGPAEIIVDGVSGFHINPMNGSEAGTKIADFFQKCKEDPSYWNKVSTAGLQRIYECYTWKIYAAKVMNMGSIYGFWRTLNKEERVAKQRYLQMFYNLQFRNLAKTVPRVGEHVPIAPQTATSAGPSAISVRPKERKPQTRIQRVMTSLFGQKPSTSD; from the exons ATGGCCTCCAAGCTCAGCTTCAAGAGAATGGACAGCATCGCAGAAAGCATGCCCGATGCACTAAGACAAAGCCGGTACCAGATGAAGAGATGCTTCCAAAG GTATGTATCCAAGGGAAGGAGGCTCTTGAAGAACCAGCAGCTCATAGAGGAGCTGGAGAAATCACTGGATGACAAAGTCGAGAAGGAAAAGCTTGTTGAAGGCTTTCTTGGTTACATTATTTGTTCGACGCAG GAAGCCGTGGTGCTACCACCATACGTGGCATTTGCTGTCAGAATGAATCCTGGCATCTGGGAGTATGTAAAAGTTCATTCCGATGATCTGTCAGTCGAGGGAATTACACCTTCCGAGTACCTGAAGTTCAAGGAGACCTTATATGACGAGAAATG GGCCAAGGATGATAACTCACTGGAAGTTGATTTCGGGGCTCTTGACCTCTCGACGCCTCATCTGACGCTGCCCTCATCCATAGGAAACGGGCTCCAGTATGCCTCCAAATTCTTGTCCTCAAAGCTGAGCGGCAAGCCTGAAAGCATGAAACCATTGCTGGACTATTTACTCACGCTAAATTACAGTGGTGAG AAGCTGATGATTAACGATAGCATCGACACGGTGAACAAGCTTCAGACAGCACTGCTccttgcagaggtttttgtTAGCGGGCTACCAAAATACACACAATTCTTGAAGTTTGAGCAAAG ATTTCAGGAGTGGGGATTGGAGAAAGGATGGGGTGACACTGCTGAAAGGTGCAAAGAGACGCTGAATTGCCTCTCTGAAGTGCTCCAAGCCCCAGATCCTATCAACATGGAGAAGTTCTTCAGCAGAGTTCCATCCATATTCAACATCGTCGTCTTCTCTATTCACGGTTACTTTGGCCAAGAAAAGGTTCTTGGCTTGCCAGATACCGGTGGGCAGGTTGTCTACATCCTGGACCAAGTCAGGGCCCTTGAAGAGGAATTGCTGCAAAGAATCAAGCAGCAGGGTTTGCATGTTACACCAAAGATTCTTGTG CTAACAAGACTGATACCAGATGCCAAGGGTACAAAATGCAATGTTGAGCTCGAACCAGTTGAAAACACAAAACATTGTAACATACTTCGCGTGCCATTTAAGACTGAAGATGGGAAGGATTTGCGCCAGTGGGTGTCCCGGTTTGACATCTACCCTTACCTAGAGAGATATGCCCAG GATGCTTCCGCGAAAGTCCTTGACATTTTGGAGGGAAAACCAGACCTGATCATTGGCAACTACACCGATGGCAACTTGGTGGCATCCCTCATGTCAAGCAAACTAGGAGTCACTCAG GGGACAATTGCACATGCTCTCGAGAAGACGAAGTATGAGGATTCAGATGTCAAGTGGAGAGAGCTGGACCAGAAATACCACTTCTCCTGTCAATTCACTGCTGACATGATTGCCATGAACACTACTGACTTTATCATCACTAGCACATACCAAGAGATTGCTGGAAG CAAAGAGAAGCCTGGCCAATATGAGCACCACTACGCATTCACAATGCCGGGGCTTTGTCGCTACGCTACAGGCATCAATGTCTTTGATCCTAAGTTCAACATCGCTGCACCCGGTGCAGACCAGTCCATCTACTTCCCCTTCACACAGAAGCAGAAGAGGCTGACAGGCTTACAGCCACAGATTGAAGAACTGCTCTACAGCAAGCAGGACACTGATGAACACAT AGGGTATCTGGCAGACAGAAACAAGCCAATCATCTTCTCAATGGCAAGGCTGGACAAGGTGAAGAACATCACCGGACTAGTGGAGTGGTATGGCCAGAACAAGAAGTTGAGGGACCTGGTGAACCTTGTCGTCGTCGCAGGCCTGCTGAATGCTTCGCAGTCCAAGGACCGAGAAGAGATAGAAGAAATCAACAAGATGCACAACTTGATCGACAAGTATCAGCTGAAAGGACAGATCCGCTGGATCAAAGCACAGACTGACCGTGTCCGCAATGGTGAGCTGTACCGTTGCATTGCTGATACAAAGGGTGCATTTGTTCAG CCTGCACTCTACGAAGCATTTGGGCTGACTGTCATTGAGGCGATGAACTGCGGATTGCCAACCTTCGCAACAAATAAGGGAGGACCAGCAGAGATCATTGTCGATGGTGTCTCCGGTTTCCACATAAACCCAATGAACGGCAGTGAGGCAGGCACCAAGATTGCAGACTTCTTCCAAAAGTGCAAGGAAGACCCAAGCTACTGGAACAAGGTGTCCACTGCTGGGCTCCAACGCATCTACGAATG CTACACATGGAAGATTTATGCAGCCAAGGTAATGAACATGGGCTCAATATATGGCTTCTGGAGGACTCTGAACAAGGAAGAGAGAGTAGCCAAACAGCGCTACCTGCAGATGTTTTACAATCTTCAGTTCAGAAATCTG GCAAAGACGGTACCAAGAGTAGGTGAACATGTTCCCATTGCTCCGCAAACCGCAACAAGCGCGGGGCCTAGTGCAATCTCAGTTAGACCGAAAGAAAG AAAGCCACAGACTCGGATTCAAAG GGTCATGACCAGCTTGTTCGGGCAGAAGCCTTCAACCTCTGATTAA
- the LOC133927453 gene encoding uncharacterized protein At2g02148 isoform X2, translated as MRGRVASPYVAGAGAFLGDDVDPEAITDDDDGDGDSSSVDCMHGSYGSSLSLHGVRVDDEQSALDNSSRPSSPFEILTAQDVLPIEMTRSRFLNIVVDYFIGEHVIETVDCSGSDCSLADDKSNKRKQQEVRYGGDPRFALPLMYIANLYETLVSDVNARLASLIGFREKTIGLALEASGGLYRKLTQKFPKKGTCSFKRRELATSHATRTMFPELVVHEEKRVRFVVINGLEIIERPNNMGMEDADWFKRLTGRNEVAVSSRDYKFYSPRHKFRRSVQPGFDIPETSALPEDENSPLVCSSGFRPPNEIQNQHQSTSKRHIEHLENQPYLHLFHQAEDDTIQQVQHSTQFPPIHQCTSAPHLSDNPQHQQQSYLSPHISCLQVGQGHLGGRMNILPTSPAKFCDECGSPYLRATSKFCSECGTKRLGI; from the exons ATGCGGGGCCGCGTCGCTTCGCCGTAcgtggccggcgccggcgccttcCTCGGCGACGACGTCGACCCTGAGGCCAtcaccgacgacgacgacggcgacggcgac TCCAGCTCCGTG GATTGCATGCATGGATCATATGGTAGCTCTTTAAGCCTCCATGGTGTCAGAGTTGATGATGAACAATCAGCTCTTGATAACAGCAGCAGACCCTCTAGTCCTTTTGAGATCCTAACAGCTCAAG ATGTTCTGCCTATTGAAATGACAAGGTCTAGGTTCTTGAACATCGTTGTTGACTATTTTATTGGTGAGCATGTTATTGAAACGGTGGATTGCTCTGGCTCGGACTGCAGCCTGGCCGATGATAAATCAAACAAAAGAAAGCAACAGGAGGTTCGATATGGAGGTGACCCAAGGTTTGCTTTGCCATTGATGTATATAGCAAACTTGTATGAAACTTTGGTGAGTGATGTCAATGCGCGTCTTGCTTCATTGATTGGGTTCCGTGAGAAAACTATAGGGCTAGCTCTTGAAGCTTCCGGTGGCTTGTACAGGAAACTGACTCAGAAGTTCCCCAAAAAAG GCACTTGTAGCTTCAAGAGGAGGGAGTTAGCAACTTCTCACGCAACACGGACAATGTTTCCTGAACTTGTGGTACATGAAGAAAAACGAGTTCGTTTTGTAGTAATTAATGGATTGGAGATCATAGAGAGGCCAAACAATATGGGAATGGAGGATGCAGATTG GTTCAAAAGGTTGACTGGTCGAAATGAAGTCGCGGTTTCTTCAAGAGATTACAAATTCTATTCACCCCGGCACAAGTTCAGACGCTCTGTGCAGCCAGGATTTGACATTCCTGAGACAAGT GCTTTGCCAGAGGATGAGAACTCTCCATTGGTTTGTTCCTCAGGATTCCGTCCACCAAACGAG ATACAAAATCAGCATCAGTCAACATCAAAGAGACATATTGAACATCTAGAAAATCAACCTTATTTACACCTTTTCCATCAAGCAGAGGATGATACCATTCAGCAAGTTCAACATAGTACCCAGTTTCCTCCTATTCATCAATGTACAAGCGCTCCACATCTATCAGATAATCCCCAACACCAGCAGCAGTCTTATTTATCTCCTCACATATCTTGCCTGCAAGTTGGACAAGGTCATCTTGGAGGACGCATGAATATTCTT CCAACTAGCCCTGCGAAGTTCTGTGATGAATGTGGTTCACCATATTTAAGGGCAACATCGAAATTCTGCTCAGAGTGTGGCACCAAGAGGCTAGGGATTTGA